Proteins encoded within one genomic window of Trichoderma asperellum chromosome 2, complete sequence:
- a CDS encoding uncharacterized protein (EggNog:ENOG41~SECRETED:SignalP(1-20)), giving the protein MMVGLTRALALLAFGGTVQASPFSLNGTITQPVTLPTTIPPSTTASGNLTCGTIEVSVLQAVAVAAYSGLSREPALQCQCIGSVNSWLDATDAPTRTLTRTIGTGVTTFTETLSSTTTVVTTVLDLTSVITNTGNFIEPDTNLWYGSATSPCCYSCTIQASTVEVFYWTDATETPAVTAFSSNGILYESPSIYIGFSSLSAFDYCGLVGSAYANTTIAFDPTELSTLLFTGVVGTQDVVTAVTSGTVITTDPCHPTIVIPDRVRSLQPGWDACLSDAIGGFYDPPSALSPVSALIPTSSTPSQASTTPSPPRSTTPALPSSIPPPPPPQTSSPPPPKSSPTSLPPPPPPPKSSPPPPPPAQSSSVPPPPPPPPKSSSAPPPPIQSASSASPVSPPPVTPHSSAPASSVPNNSPSSLPASDTNSEGTNPPPATTAGRGTNGPQPSSSPASNPSSPGSSSDTPPPPPTGGDNNNAGGGSTETGGSSLNSTPSQTQDQDGGGTGSPSALQHAGKGSQPPSSVIVVGSATFSKNSKSEFVFGSTTLIPGGPPVSLGGTTLSLPTPGPSATAAVSGSSGAESSETGSNTTGTGSGAAGETVSSETGVPGSQETSATNAGSSDGEDFGSTNTASAGLPSTSVTTIPKSEAASGLFSAAMRSIKAVGVTMLVALYVQR; this is encoded by the exons ATGATGGTTGGTCTCACGAGAGCTCTGGCTCTGCTCGCCTTTGGCGGTACAGTGCAGGCGTCGCCAT TCTCGTTAAACGGAACTATTACCCAGCCTGTGACGTTGCCAACTACAATACCACCGAGTACCACTGCGTCTGGAAACCTTACATGCGGCACTATTGAAGTCAGTGTTCTtcaagctgttgctgttgcagcGTATTCGGGTCTTTCTAGGGAACCTGCTTTGCAATGTCAATGCATTGGGTCTGTGAATTCCTGGCTGGATGCAACAGACGCTCCTACTCGGACACTTACTAGGACCATTGGAACTGGGGTCACTACTTTCACGGAAACTCTTAGCAGTACTACGACGGTAGTAACAACAGTTTTGGATTTAACTTCAGTCATCACGAATACGGGGAACTTTATTGAGCCAGATACCAACCTGTGGTATGGATCTGCGACATCTCCATGT TGTTACAGCTGCACAATTCAAGCTTCTACGGTGGAAGTGTTCTACTGGACTGACG CCACCGAGACGCCTGCTGTCACAGCTTTTTCATCTAATGGaattttata CGAGTCTCCATCCATCTATATCGGCTTTTCTTCCCTATCAGCATTCGACTACTGCGGATTGGTTGGATCAGCTTATGCGAATACAACCATCGCATTCGACCCAACAGAATTATCAACTCTACTGTTCACTGGAGTAGTTGGCACCCAGGATGTTGTGACTGCGGTAACGAGTGGCACTGTCATTACTA CTGACCCTTGTCATCCCACGATTGTCATTCCCGATAGAGTCAGAAGTTTACAACCGGGCTGGGATGCGTGTCTTAGTGATGCCATCGGAGG GTTCTATGATCCTCCTTCGGCGCTTAGCCCCGTCTCTGCGCTCATACCGACGTCTTCAACGCCTTCTCAGGCGTCGACAACTCCTAGTCCACCTCGAAGTACGACTCCCGCCCTGCCTTCTTCTattccccctccccctcctcctcagacaagctcgccgccgcctcctaaATCATCTCCCACGTCtctgccaccaccgcctcctccaccaaaatcatcaccacctcctcctcctcctgcccAGTCTTCCTCGGTACCCCCTCCGCCACCACCCCCTCCtaaatcatcatctgctcctcctccccctatTCAATCAGCTTCGTCAGCTTCACCTGTTTCACCTCCACCGGTGACACCTCATTCTTCAGCACCAGCTTCTTCTGTCCCCAACaactctccatcttcacttCCGGCATCTGATACCAATTCTGAAGGGACCAACCCTCCCCCTGCAACTACAGCTGGTCGCGGCACCAATGGCCCTCAGCCTTCCAGTTCTCCTGCTTCCAATCCCTCTTCTCCgggtagcagcagcgatacaccgccgccaccaccaacggGGGGAGACAATAACAACGCTGGTGGTGGAAGTACAGAAACTGGCGGTAGTTCATTGAACAGCACCCCGTCCCAGACTCAAGATCAAGATGGGGGTGGCACCGGCTCACCGTCAGCTCTGCAGCATGCTGGAAAGGGGAGTCAGCCTCCCTCATCCGTCATCGTTGTCGGTTCAGCTACGTTTAGCAAGAACTCTAAGTCTGAGTTCGTATTTGGCTCTACGACTTTGATCCCCGGCGGGCCTCCCGTTTCTTTGGGAGGAACTACACTGTCACTGCCCACTCCTGGGCCTTCGGCCACTGCAGCTGTGTCCGGAAGTTCTGGCGCAGAGAGCAGTGAGACTGGAAGTAATACCACAGGAACCGGCTCAGGCGCTGCCGGCGAGACTGTATCCAGTGAAACTGGTGTGCCTGGCTCTCAAGAAACCTCAGCTACCAATGCGGGAAGCTCAGACGGAGAAGACTTTGGTTCAACCAACACAGCATCAGCTGGCCTTCCGTCTACGTCGGTGACTACCATCCCCAAGAGCGAAGCAGCCTCTGGATTGTTTTCAGCTGCAATGAGAAGCATCAAAGCGGTTGGCGTTACTATGCTTGTCGCACTCTACGTCCAACGATGA
- a CDS encoding uncharacterized protein (EggNog:ENOG41) has product MDSSFLAQNSRRLSGFSLRPGPSPLSWDGSEPGLEFHAMPQLPQWTQSSGALLPQTLSIIMPCPDVDGYYPIDMASVVTTGSSSGSSSKQIPLLCSVCPETPRFSDVSHLLTHIASKGHLHHETQTKLKAHQDISASISLQQYEQWYKENGIEGLLVERMKAKQLKEAARNKRARGATTALTSSKQSKRRLKRTESDTPVKNEREEYPLEFPVYPGFFPSDNENDTPDDFFGSADMMALKGQVWPGMGKMDLANEDMKRTRNQRKPKSVIEKMRRTSEGIEPTQVVMTAEFEVERIKDVYDSSSPVPDQEEATPPKKVAKPRRKRGEPLAEISANITRGNSRRITRSNLGQEKGSKPLLGYSRTSSSDITPLGQFKRSHDIFRDEDTITGLYDNRSLSASSHREPRFDLRSRVGLHQLNPISHSNLVSPTPPSQDIPDRSFSARELTRGRGGQEQPYLNMGTHVGLGALNHSDLSYSLNGTSIYNNPPRFPFSSSNHFNGLSHDHFRLSSGHHAQQKMDDFSNPSTNDVAAAANQFLDMPGANPLFSQDRLFFGSCGQSSSAQSMSSLGFTSINRNQDAAHSMRQNHDQSQSTASIKLEPQLCDVLDDGNIDDEKESRYPLHGIWESQGSENGVDINEELRHDELEL; this is encoded by the exons ATGGATTCTTCCTTCTTGGCACAGAACTCGCGACGCCTCTCGGGCTTCTCTCTTCGTCCTGGCCCTTCGCCGCTCTCGTGGGATGGAAGCGAACCGGGCCTAGAGTTTCACGCAATGCCCCAGCTGCCTCAATGGACACAATCTTCTGGGGCGCTGCTGCCTCAGACGCTGTCGATCATCATGCCATGTCCCGATGTGGACGGCTACTATCCAATA GACATGGCGTCGGTTGTTACAACGGGCAGTTCTTCTGGGTCCAGTAGCAAGCAAATACCTTTGCTATGCAGCGTTTGCCCTGAGACACCCCGGTTCTCTGACGTATCGCACCTCCTCACGCATATTGCCTCCAaaggccatcttcatcatgaaACTCAGACGAAGCTGAAGGCCCATCAGGATATTTcagcctccatctccctTCAGCAGTACGAGCAGTGGTACAAAGAAAATGGCATCGAGGGGCTGCTCGTTGAGAGAATGAAGGCCAAACAGCTGAAAGAGGCTGCAAGAAATAAGCGAGCTAGGGGGGCTACAACAGCACTCACTTCTTCAAAG CAATCCAAGAGAAGACTCAAGCGAACCGAGTCCGACACTCCTGTAAAGAATGAGCGCGAAGAATATCCCCTAGAATTCCCCGTCTATCCAGGATTCTTCCCATCCGATAATGAAAACGATACTCCAGACGACTTTTTCGGATCGGCCGACATGATGGCACTGAAAGGTCAAGTTTGGCCAGGGATGGGCAAGATGGATTTGGCAAATGAGGATATGAAGCGTACTCGCAACCAGAGGAAGCCCAAATCTGTCATTGAGAAAATGAGGAGAACGTCTGAAGGCATTGAGCCCACACAAGTTGTGATGACGGCCGAGTTTGAGGTTGAAAGGATCAAAGATGTGTACGATAGCTCTTCCCCGGTGCCAGACCAGGAGGAAGCG ACTCCGCCCAAAAAGGTAGCGAAGCCTCGACGGAAGCGAGGGGAGCCTTTGGCCGAGATTTCTGCCAACATTACTCGAGGAAATAGCCGTCGTATCACACGCAGCAATCTTGGCCAAGAAAAAGGTTCTAAGCCGCTTCTGGGGTACAGCCGGACTTCAAGCTCCGATATTACACCCCTTGGACAGTTTAAACGTTCTCACGACATATTCCGAGATGAAGATACGATCACTG GCCTCTACGATAATCGATCGCTGTCTGCTTCATCCCACAGAGAACCAAG GTTTGATCTACGCAGTCGAGTTGGGTTGCACCAGTTGAACCCGATATCACACTCTAATCTTGTGTCCCCCACGCCGCCATCGCAGGATATACCAGATAGATCATTCTCAGCACGGGAGCTTACGAGAGGTAGAGGAGGTCAAGAGCAGCCTTATCTCAACATGGGTACACATGTAGGGCTGG GCGCTCTGAACCACTCGGACCTATCATATTCTCTGAATGGAACATCGATCTATAATAACCCACCGcgctttcctttctcttcaagcAACCATTTCAATGGTCTTAGCCATGACCATTTTCGTCTTTCTTCGGGCCACCATGCTCAGCAAAAGATGGATGATTTCTCTAATCCTAGTACTAATGATGTAGCCGCAGCGGCAAATCAGTTCCTTGATATGCCCGGAGCGAATCCGCTATTCTCGCAAGATCGTCTCTTCTTTGGGTCCTGCGGTCAATCGAGCTCTGCACAAAGCATGTCTTCGTTGGGATTTACATCGATAAATCGCAATCAAGATGCCGCCCATTCGATGCGCCAAAACCATGACCAATCTCAATCCACTGCAAGCATCAAACTTGAGCCACAGCTCTGCGATGTTCTAGATGATGGCAATATTGACGACGAAAAAGAATCACGCTATCCCTTACACGGTATTTGGGAGTCACAAGGCTCTGAAAATGGCGTAGATATCAACGAAGAGCTCCGACACGACGAATTAGAGCTCTAA